The nucleotide window CACACCCGGCGTCACACCCGTCCTCGCCCTTCACGGTCAACTGGCCGATGGCGAGGAAGCCACCGAGCTGACCGCAGCCATCGCCGGCTGGCAGATCCTGCCGCAGCGAGGCACCGACCTCGGCAACCGTCTCGCCAACGCCCACGCCGACGTGGCTGACGCCTACCCCGGTCGACCGGTGCTCCAGATCGGCATGGACACGCCACAGCTGACGCCGGCGCACCTCGACGAGGCCGTCCACCGTCTCACCCTGGGCGACGCGGTGCTCGGCCCCGCCATCGACGGCGGGTGGTGGGCCCTGGGTCTGCACAACCCCCGGCACGCCGCCGTACTGACGGCCGTGCCGATGTCCACCGCACTGACCGGACACCACACCATCGCGGCCCTGCGCGAGCGGGGCTTGCGCGTCGATTCCCTACCCCTCCTTCGCGACGTCGACGAGTGGCCCGACGCGCTGGCGGTGGCCGCGTCGACTTCCCGTGATGCATCAGCATGGTCGATCGACGTGATTGCCAACGGTCGTCCTGGGCGGGCCGCGGCAGTCATGCCCGGGCAGTCCGGGGGCGAGGACGCGGCCCATCCGGCGCGGCACGCTACCTGCAGCCGCTTCGCGCGCCAGGTCGCGGCGGTCCAGCGCAGCCTGACACCCGGGTTCCCAGGATGAGCCGTCGCCTACGGGCCAGACCGACCGAGGCATTCGGCAGCGCATTACGGCACCGCACCGACGACCACTGGCTGGTACACGGCGACAACGGCTGGCGCAGCCGCCTACCGGTACGCCGGTGGCACGGTCCAGCCGAACCGGCGGTGGCCGCACTCGTCGCCCGGTGCACCGGCCCGACCCTCGACCTGGGCTGCGGTCCAGGCCGGCTCACACTGGCACTCACCCGGGCCGGACTGACAGCGGTCGGAGTCGACATCTCCGCGCACGCGGTCCGCCTGACCCGAGCCCGAGGCGCGATTGCCCTCCAGAGAGACGTCTTCGCCCCACTGCCCGCAGAAGGGCGCTGGGCGCATGTGCTCCTGATAGACGGAAACATCGGCATCGGCGGTGACCCCGTCACCCTCCTCGGCCGGTGCCATGACCTGCTGCGCCCCGGCGGCACCGTGCTCGTCGAACTCGAACCACCGGGTCCCGGATTGTGGCGGGGTCAGGCCCAATTGGCCATCCAGGCCGCCTGCGGTGGTTCGCGCCTCGGGCCACCGTTTCGGTGGGCCCGGCTCGACACCATGGCGGTCACCGGGGTGGCTGCTGCCGCCGGGTTCACTGTCCGCGAGGTGTTCCGCCGCGATCGTCGCTGGTTCGGCGAGTTGGACACGGACAGCTCCGGCGTGGTCAACCCGACGAAGTAGGGTCGGTGCCAGCGAACATCTGCTCGGGGGTCCGTTGGTCGGGTGTGAAAGGCAGGCCCAGTCGTGGCGGGCAGGCCTGCAGACCGGGCGGGAAGGGTGTGACCTAGCAGCCTCGGCCAGCGATCACTGTGGCCCGCGGAGCACCATGCCCACCCGGCCTGGCTACTGCCGTAGGAGCAGGGCGAGATCGAGGACCACGTGCCCGTTGAACACGCCTGTCGTCTGAGCCGCGCCGGTGAGCAGGTCGACCCGATAGAGCCGGGAGCTGGCGATGCCGTTGAGTACGGCGTAGGCGTTGTTGGCCACGGCGCGGTCTCCACTCAGCTGGCTGTGGATGTCGAAGCCTGCGTGGAGGGTCGCGTTGACCCCCAGTGCGCCGGTGGCGGCCAGTTGCCCGGAGTTGGCGGGGGATTGCAGGGCAACCTGGTCGAGGGTGGTGTCGATGTCGAACAGGGTGGTAGCGGTGGCGGGGTTGAGGTCGTTGTTGGTGTACGCCGCACCGGTGACACCGGCGGCGGCGGTGCTGGGCGGGTAGGTGAGAGAGCCGTCGACAAGTGTCGTGCCGCCGGGGTTGATGTTGTGGCGCAGGTTCTGGCCGGTGTCGCTGATGATCCGGAGTCGGTCGGCGGCGGGGTTGAAGTCGACGCCGAACGACGTGCCGTTCAGTGCGACGGTCAGTTGGCTGACCTGTGTGGCCGCCGCGGTGCGCGTGTTCAGCGCGTAGACGCCGCCGGTGTTGCCGACGCCGTAGAGCTGGCCGTCCTGGACGCGAAAGTCGATGCCGATGAGCGCTTCGCTGCCGGGCAGGTCGACCGGGCCGATGGTGCAGGCCAGGGCGGGGCGGTTGGCGGCGAACTTGATCAGCTGCTGGCCGTCGGTGAGACCGATGGCGACGAGCCCGTTGCGGCCTCCGGCGTTGAGCAGGTCCCACAGCAGGGTGCAGGTCCCAGTGCCCAACGAGGGCAGGCCGTGCGCCGGGAGGCTCGTGGCTGTGCTGTGGCTTGGTCGGGCGGCGGTGACTGGCGTCGCGGTGATCCCGATGCTGGCGACCATCATCGTGGCGGCTACGAGCAGTCCTCGGCGAAGCGTACGGTGCATGAGAGGCACTTCCTTGATCAGATGCACCGACGGACTCCTCGGCGGAATCCGACGCCGTTGCCGGCGACAGTGCAGGGAAGAATTCCCTGCTCAGAGCCTATGTAGAGGCGATCCGCAGCATCTGTCGGGATTCGGCCTTTCCTTCAACTTTCGCACCTTCTGCACGATGCAATCCACCTGAGGCAGTCACCGTGCTGGAACATCTGAGCGCGCCCATCGACCATCAGAGCCGGCGGGTGCTGACTGCGGGAAGGCTGGAGTCGCCTGCGGCAGTGCCAGCCCCGCGGACCTAGCCGAGGTCCGGCGGTGCGGGAGGGAGCGAGGCGATGTTGCTGTAGAAGCGGTGGATGTCGCTGACGACGCGCTCGAAGGTAGGAAGGTCGAGGGGCTTGGTGACGTACGCGTTGGCGTGTGCGGAGTAGCTGGCCAGAACATCCGCGTCGATGCCGGAGGTCGTGAACACCACGATGGGAATCGCCTTCAGATGGTCGTCGGACTTCACCGCCGACAGGACCTCGCGACCGTTCATCCGGGGCATGTTCAAGTCGAGGATGACCAGATCGGGGCGTGGCGCGTTTGTGTGGGCGCCGGTGCGGTTCAGGAATGCCATGGCTTCCTCGCCGTCGTCGACCTGGTGCAGCTCGGTGGGCAGACCGCCCGCCGCGACAGCGTTTTCGATCAGTGCGACGTCGGCCAGGTCGTCCTCGACCAGCAGGATGCGCAGTGCGGAGAACCGGGTGCCGGTGGCGTCGGCGGCAGTGTTCACGTGCACGAGCCTACGACCGTAGGCGGCCAGCCACGATGATTGATCAATCGTTCTCGTGACTGGCCGTGTCGACCATGGGCCCTGTGGAGTCCGGGTGCTGTCGGTAGCAGCGAAGCCGGCCCAGGCGACTGGCCTCATGACGGGCTGCGTGTCTCCTGCCGCGAGCGTGCGGCTGAGTTTCGCAGTAGGTCGGGCGATCAGTAGGCGACGTCGGCCAGGTGCGCGCGTAGCTTGACGAGTGCGCGGGCCAGCAGGCGCGAGACGTGCATCTGCGAGACGCCGATCTGGTCGGCGATCTCGCT belongs to Micromonospora ureilytica and includes:
- a CDS encoding TIGR04282 family arsenosugar biosynthesis glycosyltransferase, whose product is MTVLLVMAKAPVPGAVKTRLCPPASHRQAARIAAAALLDSLDTVRATPGVTPVLALHGQLADGEEATELTAAIAGWQILPQRGTDLGNRLANAHADVADAYPGRPVLQIGMDTPQLTPAHLDEAVHRLTLGDAVLGPAIDGGWWALGLHNPRHAAVLTAVPMSTALTGHHTIAALRERGLRVDSLPLLRDVDEWPDALAVAASTSRDASAWSIDVIANGRPGRAAAVMPGQSGGEDAAHPARHATCSRFARQVAAVQRSLTPGFPG
- a CDS encoding class I SAM-dependent methyltransferase, with translation MSRRLRARPTEAFGSALRHRTDDHWLVHGDNGWRSRLPVRRWHGPAEPAVAALVARCTGPTLDLGCGPGRLTLALTRAGLTAVGVDISAHAVRLTRARGAIALQRDVFAPLPAEGRWAHVLLIDGNIGIGGDPVTLLGRCHDLLRPGGTVLVELEPPGPGLWRGQAQLAIQAACGGSRLGPPFRWARLDTMAVTGVAAAAGFTVREVFRRDRRWFGELDTDSSGVVNPTK
- a CDS encoding DUF4394 domain-containing protein; amino-acid sequence: MHRTLRRGLLVAATMMVASIGITATPVTAARPSHSTATSLPAHGLPSLGTGTCTLLWDLLNAGGRNGLVAIGLTDGQQLIKFAANRPALACTIGPVDLPGSEALIGIDFRVQDGQLYGVGNTGGVYALNTRTAAATQVSQLTVALNGTSFGVDFNPAADRLRIISDTGQNLRHNINPGGTTLVDGSLTYPPSTAAAGVTGAAYTNNDLNPATATTLFDIDTTLDQVALQSPANSGQLAATGALGVNATLHAGFDIHSQLSGDRAVANNAYAVLNGIASSRLYRVDLLTGAAQTTGVFNGHVVLDLALLLRQ
- a CDS encoding response regulator, yielding MNTAADATGTRFSALRILLVEDDLADVALIENAVAAGGLPTELHQVDDGEEAMAFLNRTGAHTNAPRPDLVILDLNMPRMNGREVLSAVKSDDHLKAIPIVVFTTSGIDADVLASYSAHANAYVTKPLDLPTFERVVSDIHRFYSNIASLPPAPPDLG